The genomic stretch GCTGCTTCCTTCCGTCCACCTCCTCACCCAAGTGGCTCCGCCCACCTTGTGACCCAGGAAGCTCCCTGAATGATTTCCTGTGGGCATCTCAGCTCACTTCCCGGGGTATCGCCTTCAGAGGGATGTCAATCTCCTGGACAGGAACATGCACTGGTAATTTCCTGAAACAAGATAATTATAACTATTATTACAACACCATACATCTGAATAAATCATATTTCTGTGGACAGATCTACAACAATGAAGGAAAATGCAATACTACACGATAAGCTAAATTCTGAGGACGAAAAATACTTTACAAAGTAAAGTAAAAACACTCTAAAAGTATGAGACTCTAATGCCAATCACTGGGCACAAACAGAATCTACACAACAGGATAACACAGACTGGTGGTGGAGTGTAGTAACATACCACGTGGTCTGGCCAGATGTACCACTGTACCTTGTCTGCTCAATGTCCTCGATGGTCTCTGGCAAGCGTGTGCGGTGCGTCTCACGGAGCAACATCGCCGCAAAGCCAGACAGCATGGCCACCACACAGAGGATGATCTGGGGGAGGGGCTTCCACACATCCTCCAACAGCAAGATAAGCGGAGCGACGGACCCGCCCATGCGAGCCATGAAGTTGGTGTAACCCACGCCGTTTTGCCTGCATGaagacacagatgggaaacctGAGTGGTGTTGGCCATCAGATACACAATTACTGATATTTATTAAAAGTAAATGTCTTGTCTTTTGTAGGTCAGGACTTTTTCCAATCTCAAAAGCTTCAGGCCACAGAGTAAGTTTATGTTGAGTAAGTTCCCCTAGTTTACTACTGTTTGTTTATCGTGTAGGACAGCTAGAGCTAACTCTTATATAGAACAGAACAAATTAACCCTTATTTTAGATTTGAAAGGGCATGTAATATTGGCCATGGCTTCGGAAGGGTGTGCACTGTTATCAGTTCGGAGCAGAGGATGGCGTCAGCAGTAGGTTCTGACATCCAACATTCTGACATTAGCTAGTAAGTTTAGCAAAGCAACGTGTTTCTTGCTGCCTACTTTTATGGGATTTTGATCTGTAGTCAATCCAAGTACAACTGATACTGAGCATCAGACCCTTGGATATTTGGGGCACATCTGCACATGGGCCTGAGTCCCGATAGTATTACTGTCTCTCACCTGAGGACAGTGGGATACAGCTCCGTCGTGTAGAGGAAAACCGTCGTGAAGGAGGCCTCGGACAAGCCTTTGCCAAGGACGGCGATAAAGGTGCGGAAATGCCAGAGATCTTGGCGGATGGGTGAATTAAATGTGAACATTGTTAGACAGGAAGCCAACGAAATGATCACTGTACTGGATgcagtgatatatatatatatatatatatatatatatatatatatatatatatatatatatatatatatatatatgtatatatatatatatatatatatatatatatatataagtcagTGTGAAAGCAGACCTTACCCTTTGGCAGAAAGATATTTACTGCAATGCAAGTGCCAGTCAAAATCAATGCTCCTGCTTGGCAGTACCTTCTGCCCAGTTTGTCCAGGCAGAAATACACACAAACTTTTGCTGGAATTTCAATGGCAGCATAGATGAAGTGAGTCAAATAAATGTTCAGGCCAAATCCTGTGACGTTCAGGCTTATCCCATAATACGTGGAAGCGACTCCATACCTAATAGAAAACAGGGGAAAATGCCCCTTTCTCATAATGGAGACATAGTGGACAGTTGATTACAAATACTTTCCTAATTACAGAGTAAAGAAACTCACCAAACAATTCCTGTAAACAAGGCCAGCCTCCTCATCTTTGGGGTTCTAACTAAGTCCAGATAGGTATAGCTTTTATCTTCATCATGGACATTTACAATACTGTAGAGGGCCTATGAGGAACACAATGAAGTAACTGAAATGCTGTTTTATATAACTGGCTTACCAACAGATCAAGTTAATGTCAAAGCATTTCTGTCATGTTCAGCTATATGATCCATGGATCAACACAATCTTGTTGGTCACAGTGCAAGAAGCAGAGGACAGTCAATAGAATATATTAATTATAAATGGAATATAAATAGAGACTGTAttataaatagaatataaatatgtaAGTCATTTAAACGAGATATATTGAGATATGGATAAAAGACATACACCAAAAAATGCTATTAAACTACAGCTTAAAAAGTGAAATTGAaagtaaaaaagtaaaaaagggCAATGCTATTGAAATGACAGGAATGTGCAGTAATAGAATTCTGGTTACAGTGTTGATTGCAGTGCAGAGAGGAGGAAAGCTTGTCCTTTGCAGTGCAGAGAGGAGGAAAGCTTGTCCTTTGCAGTGCAGAGAAGGGGAAAGCTCATCCTTTGCAGTGCAGAGAGGGGGAAAGCTCATCCTTTGCAGTGCAGAGAGGGGGAAAGCTCATCCTTTGCAGTGCAAAGAGGGGGAAAGCTCATCCTTTGCAGTGCAGAGAAGGGGAAAGCTCATCCTTTGCAGTGCAAAGAGGGGGAAAGCTCATCCTTTGCAGTGCAAAGAGGGGGAAAGCTCATCCTTTTCAGAGAGTCAGTTGGTTTTAAGGCGAAGGATGCAAACCTCTGACTTTATGTTTGCGATGACCTCTGCCTTCTTGTTCCATTCTGCGCACTTCTGCAGGTAGAAGTGAGCCTTCTCCACCTTCCCGTTGGCTATCAACCACCTGGCCGACTCTGGAATCCACCTGAAGAAGCAGCACAGAAGTTCCTTGGAAATAACGCACATTCTGTTCCGCGCTGCTGTGCTCTTTTGCACCAAATGGAATTGCAACAACAAATATCGCATTTATGTTGTCTGATATTATGTGAAATATTACGCTGAAATAAGATATGCATTATTTtacatgtttgtttatttcttacGTGCAACCCTGTGATTCTGACAAATGTAAATACATAGTTGTAAAACATGTGGGTGTTAGCATAGATGTGCTTGCTGAAAATTTCTGTTGTGTCATTCTGAAAACTTGATCTCCAGAGTTTCAGTCAAGCTTCCAAGAGACAATGACAGTAGTGGACATCCCTGTGCTGTCCAGCTGGTCCACGGAGGCCTTACCACCAGGTAATGACTGAGAAAACCAGAGGAACAGTCACAGTTATCAAGAGGGGCCTCCAGTCATTAACAGCATAGGCTATTCCCGCCAGGATCATATTGCCTATGCTCCAGCAGAGGCTTCCAACCACCCCGATGAAGGTTCTGTGCTCAATGTCGACCCACTCAACACCTGCAGGGACAAATTACGGTGTGTTGTGGAAAATCCAAGGGACAGAACACAGAAACGACAGGATGGGTTTCTATATTGCTTAGCGCATTTCTAGCAGCGGGGGCTACAGATGAGTCaggcaaaaaatgaaaaaacgaAAAACAAAAAGCGTATGTGCGCAAACTGCCGCGGCCGAATGCGTGGGAGCATTTACTGAGAACAATAGTGATGATGCTGATTCCAGTGAGCGCGAATCCAGTGAAGAATCTTGTGATGGCAAACATGACGTAGGAGCTGGAGAAGGCACTGGTGAGCCCGAACACGACAGATGACACGTAGGACACCAGCAACAGGGGCCTCCTGCCAAACCTATAGACACGACAAAGTGTCCAGCGCATGCGGTACTCTCTAATGCAACACATAGCTAACATAGAAAGCCATTAATCGCAAACAGTTGTGTATTCAAAGGAAGATAAATAGACATTTGCAGTGATGATGCTGACAGACCTTATGCCTGAGTGAGAGCTGTAACCGAAGGTGGGAAAAGTAGATTTCATAAAAAGGACAAacctaaaatgtttgttttctttagtTCAGTTCATGACAAAAAGGGACTCACTTGTCAGACAGGGTCCCGAAAACCACAGATCCAATCATGACCCCCATGAAGAAGATGGTAGCGGTGGCCTTGCTTATGCCTTTCCTGCCACACACCAGATTCCACTTCAGAGAAAAGCCAATCAGAAACAGGAAGATCACTCACTGGGCGATTAACGTCATCGCAAACACAGACACGCATGGACCACTGTGGCCTAGTGCCCACAGCCGATGTCAAACACAGAGGACTACTCCAAAGTGCAGAAGGATAATCCGTGGCAGGCTTATTTTTTACATAATTAATGAAATCATTTATCGTTCTTCAGGATTGCAGAGTTCATAACATTATCAATTTGCCACCACACAAGCATAAAATGGGTCAAAACAGAGCATCTGATGATTTGTTATTTTTAGATTAACACTGGCAGCATGAAAATGTAGCCACGGGGTATCAGAACATCTCTCAAAATGCTCTGAAAAGACTTACCTCAGTTGCTATGGTGGAAGCAAAGGTGCTGGTGTCATAGACCCATCCATTCTGACACGGAACAGCAGGTTCTGCTGTAGTGTTGGAGACTCCATGCAGGAGATGGAACTGGGGCTGTGGGAACATCTGGCAGGAACCTAGACTGCCGTCTTCCTCAGCCGGAATAGAGACGATCATCCTCTGCTCCTGAGTGAGGTTCTCAAAGACTTCCCCATCATCCAGGACATGGATGTCGCAGTGGTGGGACGGCACAGCGGCGATGAAGATGTTAAGTAGGAAGTGAAAGGGCAGGGTGAAGCGTGGAATAACCAGCAAGAGAAAAATCAGAATCTGATACTTCCCAAAGCCATTTATTTCCACAAGGAGGTTCTCAaacttcatgctgctggtcGCTGGAGCCTGGAGGCAAGGTTTTCTGCTGGAGGGGATGAACTAACTGAGTTACTGCAAGATGCTGCTAGTCATTCAAACATTCCAACAAAAAGCAGAATTTTGCCCTTCTTGGAggctttattttagtttattgaGCTGCTCATTCAAGGAAAGCTTAGCTTTAATCGCAACTAAACCTCATTCCTGCTTCAAAGACGTCATAACAGGcacttatttttaaatttgtttcGGTCAGACATTCACATTCCCTAAAGCACTCAGGCTACAAACAGCACATTCCGCAGATCATGTGGATGCCTGCAGaggaaatgaatgtgtgaacaATTATCAGTGCAGCAGACAGAATGTTTATAGCATGAAGAGTGTATGTAACCGGACAGTATACAGCCATAATATCCTTGTTCAAATTGCATAAAATGCACTGGACCAATGAAATACTCAGATATTCATCTATCTATGACAGAATAGTAATAGTGTTAGCTAAGAACTACAATAACCATATTAGTGGTGAACGTTCAGAAGAGCTTGCCTGGAGATGCCGTGGTCGTCCTCTGCTCCTGCAGCTACCTGGACCACCAGCAAAGGTCGGCCCTAATCCGTGTAAAGCTACAGTCTTCCTTGGCGGGGTTATAAACCAGTTGCCTtccagtgtgtatgtgtgtgtgtggttatttttttaattgcacaATCACAAGCCCTCCCCCAGATCCAGCAACAACTTGTTGCCACTCCCTGGTCAAAAGGACAGGGCTGAGTTAACGCTTTTCTGAGGGTGCACCAGGATAACAGTTCAGCCCCCACCCTCGGGGAAGACAATAGTGCTAATCTGTGTTAACACAGACTGGGATCTTTGTGTTCCCTAATTAACATGCCAAGATCCAGCTGACTGTGCTTTTGTGTCAGGGCCTGCCGGGCAGCTAAGGGGCGCCATTGGTTAGGGTTCGAGGCGGAGCTGAAGGGACCATCATTAACACAATCGTTTCACGGAATCATAATAGTCACTTGCACGTAGTACGTTGCACTAAAGCCTCGCACATATGAATGACGAATCATCTAAAATATAAGAAATTATggtggggggcggagggggaCGGTGCATTTCGCCGACTTGGGGGGGAAGCAAATTTCGATGGGGGTTCAAACTTGTACGTGTATTGACAGGCTACATGCAAACAAATTTCGGCGTGGTTCAAACCTCTTGTTTCACTATGTGGCTATATGCCTGCTACAGtgtttatatgtttatattGTTCATATGCATACACTGCACTGGGGTTCCATTTTTATACGTAACTGTACTCGTACTTATTGTCTCAAGCATCTTGTGTCTGTGATCTGTGTTTTGTGGTTAGTTTATCAGTGGTTCGAATGACATGCAGAGCAAGAGTTGCATTGTGTCTGTTTACTGTGCACGTGACAATATTGAATTTTGAATACTGAAActctcttgaatcttgaatcagACACTTTCTGCTTTATtcatatctttattattaaatttCAAACTGTCAATGCTTTGGTTATGTCTGTGCTCTGTATTTTAATTTGTATGTCGCTCACactttcattttatctgtaattGACATGAAACCTAGAAGCACTTAATTTGGTTACTCCTGCAGCACATGTCAAAGTGTCACAAAAATAAGCTAGTACTCATTTTTAATGACCTGTTCGGCTGTCGGACGTCCCATAATGTCGGGAATGCCCTGGGAATAATTCAGTCCCATATGTTCGAAATGTTATGACAGTTTCAGCTGTGTGAACCTGAATTTCCCTAAAATGTCAAgactcctccatctgcctgcaaGATATAATTTGTGTTTGTACCATGGGAGGCCACAGCTTGATGGGGACCCCTGCAGATTCCTACAGAGGAACACTGCGTATCTTGAAACCGTCAACTCAGCGAACGGTACATCCCTGTGCTTCACCATCCACGTGCCTGGCGGACCGAACAAAACCGGTGAAGAGGCCAGATTGGACTTTGACTCCGTTCTCGTCACGTTTTCTTGACACTTCATTCAGCATGTAGGACTTTTGACAAAGATTAACAGACTTGACCGATGAAGGCAAACGATTATTCAAATGATAGTCATCCAATATCTTTACAGGTTTGAGACTATCTGAGATTCAACGCCGCTGTTCACCGGAGGCCCCTGAAACACATACTATTAGGACACCTGCTTGATCCCACTTTAGACTACAATCATACCGCTGAAGAACCTCTGCTCTGAAACAGAGGTCATCCAGCTCATCATGGGCATCTTATGCCTGGAGAGGTAAGAAATGCTGTCTGTCACGCCTGTACTAATTTTAACTGACCCACACATGCCTAAAGAGCCCTGAAACCTAAACACATGACAGACATTAGGACATGCTCATGTAATTCTGGGAAACTTGCCTCACACACTTTCGGAAAAATCATGTATTATCAATATCAACTTCCGGCAGAGGTGGCTAAAATGCAGTCACTCGGTAATAAGTTTTCTCTCTAACAGTAAGCTAGTCACATTAGGTATTTCATCCTTTAAATTTCTGCCCATCTTGCTGTCACTTGTCTGCCCAAACACGCCTTACTTCCATGTCCAGGCTGCTGAGCGGAATCTCCTTCCCATTCACCTTGGCATGCCTGGGCCGGTCCCTCCGAGCACTGTCCATTTTCACCACTGCCTGGCACGCCTTGCACACTGCGTGCAGACACCAGGCTCACCTGGCATGGCCCTGGGTGTGGACTTACCAGCCAGCGTGCAGCCACCCCAGCAGAGCTGGTGCTCAGTGTCATTCCGTTCTGTCCCTGAGAGCAAACcaaaacaatgaaatatattCTTCATTTCACTGTTTCATATGTTTTACATCATTCATAAGGTTTACGGGGAAAGAAGCAAAAATAAACCAGAAGAATATAAGCTTTTTAGGTTATGGGTGTTGCTGCACCAGTTTTTTTCTGGTGGTGAATGATCTCTAAGGTCTCTTTTGTTCTTACCCATTTTCATTAAGTGCTGTGAGGAGATCCTGGCGTAATTCCACTACCAACAATCACCAGGTGAATTAAAAAATCCTCTTGGGATTGAATTGACGATGAAAAcatatcccccctccccccaccagtgTAACCTTTTCTTTCCTGACAAATTGGATTGGTGTATAAAAGCAGAAACATTAAGTGCCATATTGTGTTGTTGATATTTCGTGGGGAAGGTGGATCAATGTCGCCAGGGGGGAAAATGCAGCAGGAGATGCAGACTCAATGAAACATCACGCGTGGGGGGCGGCCGGCCAGGAAGTAGGTTTACTGATGCAGGAGAAGATGAAACTGTCAAGCTCAGAGATGGGGTCACCTATCAGTGTCCAGTGGCCTGGTCATACTGGCGTCTTACAGGAAAGGAGGAAGACAGCAAACTCTGATTTTGAGAGAGCGCTGAAAAAGGTTCAAGGCTTCTGTGTTTAAACAGCTTAGGAGAAGCTGAACATGAGTTAATAACATTGTCTGCGATGTAAACCTTTATATGGCAACATGGGTCTTGAAGATTCTACATTAACCATAATAACAAAGGCAAAAAATCAGTGGCTGTAACTTTCCAGAGTTTCGAGTCATTATTAACCTGTCACATTATGTATCTTCAGAGGAAATGATGGAAATACACCATGGTATGTACTTCTCCACACATTTTTTAGAAGCTAATCGTAGAAAATTTCAGCTACATAAATCTCCCCTTTTCACACCAACCCGCACCGTCCCGCTGCGTGCAACCCAGCTGCAGAAACAAGTCACACCATTCATTAAAAACACGCCACGGTTTGTTCAGCATGCGACCGTGATCGAGCCCATTTAATCACGGAATGAGACTGATGGTTCAGTGCGGAATGATGGCGGCTGTTCAGGTTTCGGTTCATGTGTAGCCTTCCTGCCGATTCCCTGATAAGTGATCAGTGTCAATGAGGATCATACGCATGACGACGGCGCATAATGGATGACGATCCACCTGGTGGCTTTACACATACGGGACATTTTATTATAACCAGAGCTCAGAAGAACAGTAACCCAAAGGGACCATACAGGGTCTAAACGAAGGCAGGAAGGCAAACGAGAGCCAACAAGGGCTAGAGCCAGAATACTaggaaacaaagaggaaataCATGGGTTTGAAACAGGGGTGACAAAGAGGCATAACTGACAGCAAACACATGTAGGTGACACTATTCACAAACACGTGTAGAAACATTCACGTTGAAACAGAAGATGGGCAGGCACATACATACACTGTAATGGGCTATTAACAATCACCCAGATGCTCGGGACTAGGAGCTACACATGAGAGACAGGGAATACAGGACATAAGTACAAAGCTGGACAACTAGCAGCAAAGACAGTAAATGCAAGGACCAATACTGAATGCAAAAAGACAAGGAACATAATTAACACATGggcaacaaataaaaaaatgcccAAGACAGCGAGCTTCAAAACCACACCAGCAGGGAAGCACAGCTGCTCAGCCCATTCAGCCACACAGCGGACCTGTGACAATGGGAAACCAAGGAGGAACAAAACTTGTCTGAGGAACAAAACCTAGGACAATACGGAGTATGGAACAGGACGAGCAGTGACACCTGTTGGTCAAATGGGGAAACAGCAAACAGGATGAAACAAGGTAGGGACTGATCATGACAATATGATGCTTAATTGCTTGCGCCTTAAGGAAAGTCTTAACCAGCATAATTAAGACTGTGATTGACCTCGAATAACTTCAGTGCCATCCAAACTAACCTCATACACGGCAGACTTCTGGATTATTGTTAGTTTGACGTTTTCTCCCCATATTTGCTTTAAAGTTGCATCTACAAAGCAGAGGATTTCTTAAAGCTGCCATCACTATCTAGTGCGCCAGCAAAGCACTGGGAAGATGGTTTGACTGCACTCCAGAAGAAAATGGCAGCATAGAGCAAAGGAAATGAACTGTAGCAGCACGGTAGTTGCCTGAAAAAACATCGTTCCTTTGATAGATATGCTGTCAAATTTTTGACGAGCAGTATTACCAACATTCTGTCATACAGTAAACCTGGGCTCTGCTTTTTTGTCATGTAATAAACATGCATCTTCTAGCTGCCTAACCTGTTTAGAGTCCCAGGGGAGCCTGAAGCCTAtcgcaggaagcacagggcgcaAGACCGAGGTACGTCGCCTCGCAGACAGATACACAGAGTCATACACTACagccaatttagagatgccagttagccTAATTGCTTCTGcgtggaaaaacggcacaagagttaggggaggggggggggggggcaaggagaAGACAAACCTGGACAGGAGGAAATAGCTACTCTGCATAAACACAAGAGCTCAAAGGTAGAGAAGTCACCAGCTGTGGCATGTTTGGGAATGGCACTGTCAGCGGGAACGTGAATCACCATCCACTCAATCCCAGCAGCGGAAGCGGGCAGCAGGCTCTTCTTATTACCCTGACTAATGCAGACTGACTTTCCGAGACACCAGCAGCATCACATCGCCGGTGCAGGCCCGACGCGCCACTTTGTCCTTCGAATGAGACCCGACAGTCCGATCCAGCTTTCCTTTCACCGAGCCGCGCAGAACATCTGCGGGCTTCCAGATCGTTCTGCTGTTTAGAGCAGAAGATCCAGGGATGGAattaaacacataaataaataaaaaaaaacctgtgaATGTTTTGGACACATTCCATTGAGGTTTCCAagtaaatataacaaaaaataaCTACAGGTATACAATTATACCTAATTATTACAAGCTTACTGACTAtcaacacattttttttaattaaaagaagAAGAACTTGCCAAGTTGCAGCATGCGGCTCCTGATGTGCCTCCTTGGGAGCTCCAGCAGGAGGTCTTCTCACATGTGTGatagaaacaataataaatacagcagcagaatGTGGGAAAATGTTCCGGTCCGGCTCTGCTTGGTTATCTGTGGAGGAATCTGGGTAAATTTACACAGCTGGCACGACTACAAAGTATTTGCAGGAGGGAAAATATTGAGGCGGCGAGTAAAGTCCACTATAGAGATATCGATTATCTTTTTCCATATGGATCGGAAGACTGCAGGCAAACGGGTTAGCTGGGGGCAGAGGCTGCGGATTTAAATTCCGGGATTTAAGGCTTTCGTGACATTACAGGCATGGCCGCTCTTACCTGAAGGATCATGTTTGTGGCTGGAAAGCCTTCACCAAACCATACATAGTGATTCTGTCTGGGTTTTGCCATACAGTTAATAGATTCTCGCTAGCCAGTGAATCACTGATGCACTTCCATGCGACGATTCTGCAGTCTTCTGTATGAACCTGAAAGCGTGCTATGTCTTCCTCTTCACTAAAAAATGCACCAGCGCTCCATACTAAAGACATACTCAGCCTTGCCATCAGACGACTTCCTGAGTCACCGGTGTCGTTCAGCCCTCTGCTCCACCACGCAATTCATCACACGGTGGTTTCGAAAGGACAGAGACATCAATCGTGAACACAGAGTTCCGTGACGAGTTCCGCTAGTTCTCTCTGAACAGCTCTGAGGGTTCAGGAGTCTCCTGTTACAGGTACGAAAGACTGCCAGCCTGAGGCAGAGCCCTCGGGGCGTGTGAATACGTCACGGCGAGACTGGGAATGGTGAGATTGGGGTAGAGGAGCCCAAGGGAGCCATCAGCTCTTACAAAATGAAACCACATGGGAGATGTTAAGGATGTGCTGTCAGCAAATGGAATCTACAGGATGGCTGATGTGGCTCCTCTGCAGGACCCAGCCTCTGTCACACCACTCAGTTCACTCAGGGCCCTAATACCGAAAAACTGGGCCGGCTGTTCCATCTTCCCCAGCCGgtgacccctcccccgccctcgTGCTCCTCCCCCATCATCCACAGAGCTGGCAACCCACGCATGGGCCTGACCCAAGGCA from Brienomyrus brachyistius isolate T26 chromosome 3, BBRACH_0.4, whole genome shotgun sequence encodes the following:
- the LOC125738091 gene encoding solute carrier family 22 member 7-like isoform X1; translated protein: MKFENLLVEINGFGKYQILIFLLLVIPRFTLPFHFLLNIFIAAVPSHHCDIHVLDDGEVFENLTQEQRMIVSIPAEEDGSLGSCQMFPQPQFHLLHGVSNTTAEPAVPCQNGWVYDTSTFASTIATEWNLVCGRKGISKATATIFFMGVMIGSVVFGTLSDKFGRRPLLLVSYVSSVVFGLTSAFSSSYVMFAITRFFTGFALTGISIITIVLSVEWVDIEHRTFIGVVGSLCWSIGNMILAGIAYAVNDWRPLLITVTVPLVFSVITWWWIPESARWLIANGKVEKAHFYLQKCAEWNKKAEVIANIKSEALYSIVNVHDEDKSYTYLDLVRTPKMRRLALFTGIVWYGVASTYYGISLNVTGFGLNIYLTHFIYAAIEIPAKVCVYFCLDKLGRRYCQAGALILTGTCIAVNIFLPKDLWHFRTFIAVLGKGLSEASFTTVFLYTTELYPTVLRQNGVGYTNFMARMGGSVAPLILLLEDVWKPLPQIILCVVAMLSGFAAMLLRETHRTRLPETIEDIEQTRKLPVHVPVQEIDIPLKAIPREVS